The following are encoded together in the Equus przewalskii isolate Varuska chromosome 14, EquPr2, whole genome shotgun sequence genome:
- the ARID5A gene encoding AT-rich interactive domain-containing protein 5A isoform X2: MVTGRRLWKNVYDELGGSPGSTSAATCTRRHYERLVLPYVRHLKGEDDKPLPPSKPRKQYKMAKETRGDDGAAERPKKAKEEKREDQMMPGKTKTDAVDLVRLPSQEPLRDSTEQPGSASGPSLPFVGTSGCPEAYKRLLSSFYCKGTHGIMSPLAKKKLLAQVSKAEALQCQEEGCRHGAGGPNGEPQTSPALCPPESPQSPGGQAENSRHRLTPQEEMQAPGGSLREETPVGPRPAAPLFTGCFHAYPTEVLKPISQHPRDFFPSLKDGLLLGPSGKEEGLLVKEPQLVWGGDANRPSAFHKGGSRKGSLYPKPKACWVSPMAKVPAETPVALPTFPSSPGLSNKRSLEEEGFAYGGKKLRAVSPFLKEAEAKECGAKSVGPGLAVSCLLGPALGPALPEAYRGTMLRCPLNFASTSDPLKGQATLPFSPLVIPAFPAHFLATTAPSPMAAGLMHFPPASFDSALRHRLCPASSAWHVPPAASYAAPHLFHLNTKL, encoded by the exons GTACGACGAGCTGGGGGGCAGCCCAGGCAGCACCAGTGCAGCCACCTGCACGCGCCGCCACTACGAGAG GCTGGTCCTCCCGTACGTGCGGCACCTGAAGGGGGAGGACGACAAGCCTCTGCCCCCGTCCAAGCCCAGGAAGCAATACAAGATGGCCAAGGAGACTCGGGGGGATGACGGGGCCGCTGAGAGGCCAAAGAAGGCCAAGGAGGAGAAGCGGGAGGATCAG ATGATGCCAGGCAAGACCAAAACAGATGCCGTGGACTTGGTGCGGCTTCCCAGCCAGGAACCCCTCAGGGACAGCACAGAACAGCCGGGCTCGGCCTCTGGGCCTTCTCTGCCCTTCGTGGGTACCAGCGGCTGCCCTGAGGCCTACAAGCGTCTCCTGTCCAGTTTCTACTGCAAAGGGACACATGGCATCATGTCACCACTGGCCAAAAAGAAGCTCCTGGCCCAGGTGAGCAAGGCAGAGGCCTTGCAGTGTCAGGAGGAGGGCTGTCGGCATGGGGCAGGTGGCCCTAACGGGGAGCCCCAGACGTCCCCAGCTCTTTGCCCCCCAGAGAgtccccagagcccaggagggcaggctgAGAACTCCAGGCACCGACTGACGCCTCAGGAGGAAATGCAAGCCCCTGGGGGCAGCCTCAGGGAGGAGACTCCGGTGGGTCCCCGCCCGGCAGCCCCCCTCTTCACTGGCTGTTTCCACGCCTACCCCACTGAGGTACTGAAGCCCATCAGCCAGCACCCCCGGGACTTCTTCCCCAGTCTTAAAGATGGGCTGCTATTGGGGCCCTCTGGCAAAGAAGAGGGGCTGCTGGTCAAAGAACCCCAGCTGGTGTGGGGCGGGGATGCCAACCGCCCCTCTGCATTCCACAAAGGCGGCTCCAGAAAGGGCAGCCTCTACCCTAAGCCTAAAGCCTGCTGGGTGTCCCCCATGGCCAAGGTCCCTGCCGAGACCCCCGTGGCCCTACCCACCTTCCCTAGCAGCCCAGGCCTCAGCAACAAGCGCAGCCTCGAGGAAGAGGGCTTTGCCTATGGTGGCAAAAAACTGCGGGCAGTGTCTCCCTTTCTTAAGGAGGCCGAAGCCAAGGAGTGTGGGGCCAAGTCTGTGGGGCCTGGCTTGGCCGTCTCCTGCctgctgggcccagccctgggtcCTGCCCTCCCAGAGGCCTACAGGGGCACCATGCTGCGCTGCCCACTGAACTTTGCCAGCACCTCCGACCCCTTAAAGGGCCAAGCTACCCTCCCCTTCAGCCCCCTGGTCATCCCGGCCTTCCCAGCCCACTTCCTGGCCACTACAGCCCCCTCACCCATGGCCGCTGGTCTGATGCACTTCCCCCCAGCATCTTTCGACAGTGCCCTCCGCCACAGACTTTGCCCGGCCTCGTCTGCGTGGCATGTGCCACCTGCCGCAAGCTATGCAGCACCCCACCTCTTCCACCTCAACACAAAGCTGTAG